One stretch of Candidatus Dormiibacterota bacterium DNA includes these proteins:
- a CDS encoding DUF664 domain-containing protein: RLTRRTWPSGEAPSLRWVLVHMIEEYARHNGHADLLRESVDGATGE, from the coding sequence CGGCTGACCCGGCGCACCTGGCCGAGCGGTGAGGCACCCAGCCTGCGCTGGGTCCTGGTCCACATGATCGAGGAGTACGCGCGGCACAACGGCCATGCCGACCTCCTCCGGGAGTCGGTGGACGGGGCCACCGGGGAGTAG
- a CDS encoding zinc-binding dehydrogenase — protein MSRGTTTVLAGIEQTRMEEYELPRPASGDVLMEMIRANICGSELHIWRGLHPQVGIGGVLGHEGLGRVVALGEGVTHDFAGEPLREGDRAVATYYQVCRRCPECQNGDWNLCRNAYEHWRKPAVTFPHFHGTFGTHYYVHRDQYLYRVPDAVSDRSAASANCALSQMVYSVHVSGLRPGETVLLLGAGGLGLCGAAAASATDARVLVADVNPRRLEIARDFGADATLDLSELAGIADRADAVRARCGGRLPDVVIDVTGTPSAFWDGARLTRAGGRFVSVGNISPGKTCEFDPGLFTRSGVTIVAAIRYHPFFLGRALEFVATHPQFPWESLLDADYPLSSVDLALRHSADRVVTRASLVAAGGGG, from the coding sequence ATGAGCCGCGGCACCACCACCGTCCTGGCCGGGATCGAGCAGACCCGGATGGAGGAGTACGAGCTCCCCAGGCCCGCCTCCGGGGACGTCCTGATGGAGATGATCCGGGCCAACATCTGCGGCTCCGAGCTCCACATCTGGCGAGGCCTGCACCCCCAGGTCGGGATCGGAGGGGTGCTGGGGCACGAGGGTCTGGGACGGGTGGTGGCCCTCGGTGAGGGGGTCACCCACGACTTCGCCGGCGAGCCACTCCGCGAGGGCGACCGTGCCGTGGCCACCTACTACCAGGTCTGCCGGCGCTGTCCCGAGTGCCAGAACGGCGACTGGAACCTCTGCCGAAACGCCTACGAGCACTGGCGCAAGCCGGCCGTCACGTTCCCGCACTTCCACGGGACCTTCGGGACCCACTACTACGTTCACCGCGACCAGTACCTCTACCGGGTGCCCGACGCCGTCTCCGACCGGTCGGCTGCCAGCGCCAACTGCGCCCTCAGCCAGATGGTGTACTCGGTGCACGTCTCCGGGCTGCGGCCGGGGGAGACGGTGCTGCTGCTCGGCGCCGGTGGGCTCGGCCTCTGCGGCGCCGCGGCCGCCTCGGCGACGGACGCGCGGGTGCTGGTCGCCGACGTGAACCCCCGCCGTCTCGAGATCGCCCGCGACTTCGGCGCCGATGCCACCCTCGACCTCTCCGAGCTGGCCGGCATCGCCGACCGGGCCGACGCCGTCCGTGCCCGATGCGGGGGGCGGCTCCCCGATGTGGTCATCGACGTCACCGGCACCCCGAGCGCGTTCTGGGACGGTGCCCGGCTGACCCGTGCGGGCGGACGCTTCGTGAGCGTCGGCAACATCTCGCCGGGGAAGACCTGCGAGTTCGATCCCGGGCTGTTCACCCGCTCCGGGGTCACCATCGTGGCCGCGATCCGGTACCACCCGTTCTTCCTCGGCCGCGCCCTGGAGTTCGTGGCCACCCACCCACAGTTCCCGTGGGAGAGCCTGCTCGACGCCGACTACCCCCTGAGCAGCGTGGACCTGGCGCTTCGGCACTCCGCCGACCGGGTGGTGACCCGCGCCAGCCTGGTGGCCGCGGGGGGAGGCGGATGA
- a CDS encoding DUF5134 domain-containing protein — translation MAHRDEPSGVCGFASHALMAAGMASMLAPVHGGALTRGLWQAAYAAGCAFFVVSMVRGRRLGPRSGMPAPLHHAMCNAAMVYMLAMPSLSVLVITTILIAYFMVSVLVDGYLLARSASQGSASRWWETVSQGTRILMAGAMVYMFAVMDVAASAGMHHHHLQG, via the coding sequence ATGGCCCACCGCGACGAACCCTCGGGCGTCTGTGGGTTCGCATCCCACGCCCTGATGGCGGCGGGGATGGCATCCATGCTCGCGCCCGTCCACGGCGGCGCCCTGACCCGCGGGCTGTGGCAGGCGGCCTACGCGGCCGGGTGCGCGTTCTTCGTCGTATCCATGGTGCGGGGCCGGAGGCTCGGGCCGCGCTCGGGGATGCCGGCGCCGCTGCACCACGCGATGTGCAACGCCGCCATGGTGTACATGCTCGCCATGCCCTCGCTGTCGGTGCTGGTGATCACCACGATCCTGATCGCCTACTTCATGGTGAGCGTGCTCGTGGACGGCTACCTTCTCGCCCGGAGTGCGTCGCAGGGCTCGGCCTCCCGGTGGTGGGAGACGGTCAGCCAGGGAACGCGCATCCTGATGGCCGGCGCGATGGTCTACATGTTCGCGGTGATGGACGTCGCCGCGAGCGCGGGCATGCACCACCATCACCTCCAAGGGTGA
- a CDS encoding CoA transferase, which yields MRPLADVRIVAVEQYGAGPYGSVHLADLGAEVIKVEDPGTGGDVGRYVPPYQEGEDSLFFETFNRNKRSLSLDISTAAGRGVFEDLVRQSDAVYSNLRGDIPDRLRIRHAHLKHLNPRIVCCSLSGFGMDGPRRAEPGYDYLVQGLAGWMSLTGEPGGPPTKSGLSLVDFSSGLAAALALMAGIHAARRDGTGMDCDVSLFEVALSMLSYPATWYLTTGHRAERTALSAHPSIVPFQNFRTGDGWIVVVCAKEKFWKRLTEALGRPQLATDARFADFGARLAHRGELLAILEPLFGGETTADLLDRLADAGVPCAPVNDLEQAFADPQALARGVVVETAHPRFGTVRQVASPLRVGAPQGSTHRRAPARHEDSAHVFGLLGYDPARVLELGENGAFGPAACAVDGPH from the coding sequence ATGAGGCCGCTCGCCGACGTGCGCATCGTCGCCGTCGAGCAGTACGGCGCAGGCCCGTACGGCAGCGTGCACCTGGCGGACCTGGGGGCGGAGGTGATCAAGGTCGAGGACCCCGGCACCGGGGGCGACGTCGGCCGGTACGTGCCGCCGTACCAGGAGGGGGAGGACAGCCTCTTCTTCGAGACCTTCAACCGCAACAAGCGGAGCCTGAGCCTCGACATCTCGACCGCAGCGGGGCGCGGTGTGTTCGAGGACCTGGTGCGCCAGAGCGACGCGGTGTACTCCAATCTGCGCGGGGACATCCCCGACCGGCTGCGCATCCGCCACGCCCACCTGAAGCACCTCAACCCGCGGATCGTGTGCTGCTCGCTGAGCGGATTCGGCATGGACGGCCCGCGCCGCGCCGAGCCGGGGTACGACTACCTGGTCCAGGGTCTGGCGGGATGGATGAGCCTCACCGGCGAGCCGGGCGGGCCGCCCACCAAGTCCGGGCTCTCGTTGGTGGACTTCTCCAGCGGGCTGGCCGCGGCCCTGGCGCTGATGGCGGGGATCCACGCGGCCCGCCGGGACGGCACCGGCATGGACTGCGACGTCAGCCTCTTCGAGGTGGCGCTGAGCATGCTCAGCTATCCCGCCACCTGGTACCTGACCACCGGCCACCGGGCCGAGCGCACCGCTCTCTCCGCGCATCCGTCGATCGTGCCCTTCCAGAACTTCCGCACCGGCGACGGGTGGATCGTGGTGGTGTGTGCCAAGGAGAAGTTCTGGAAGCGGCTCACCGAGGCCCTGGGGCGCCCCCAGCTCGCCACCGACGCGCGGTTCGCCGACTTCGGCGCCCGCCTCGCCCACCGGGGCGAGCTGCTCGCCATCCTCGAGCCGCTGTTCGGGGGCGAGACCACCGCCGACCTGCTCGACCGGCTCGCCGACGCGGGGGTGCCCTGTGCGCCCGTCAACGACCTCGAGCAGGCGTTCGCCGACCCCCAGGCGCTGGCGCGCGGGGTGGTCGTCGAGACCGCGCACCCACGCTTCGGCACCGTGCGCCAGGTCGCCAGCCCACTGCGCGTCGGCGCCCCGCAGGGCAGCACCCACCGCCGCGCACCGGCGCGCCACGAGGACTCGGCGCACGTCTTCGGGCTGCTCGGCTATGACCCGGCACGGGTGCTCGAGCTCGGCGAGAACGGAGCCTTCGGCCCGGCGGCCTGCGCGGTCGACGGCCCTCACTGA
- a CDS encoding helix-turn-helix domain-containing protein: MSPLSAPRPAADALDQLSSLHAVLVLSMLMNETGDEEQILHMAATAVPSLARCRLEGTYSAAHGWRDTTALLGSASVRGDIVRQLERVGGGGGGGELSLRGRPWAAAMPIRSRTGVLGHLILSGCGPVSNEERFLLSALTQQCGVALANTGLIARERALLAHAAASNAALARTVNRLERSMVVHDTLTRVAASSEGLEGIARALREVTGFAVAIEDRYGNLRVWDGPGQPSPYPKDPPERRERLLRQLAAEARPVRDRDRLVTVASPRQDVLAVLALCHVPEVVDDIVSVALEHGTTVLAMKLAQMRAIAEVELRVRRDLGEELLAGTDEAGALSRANALGYDLERPHRVVLVEGHTKNHDADAFLHAVRRRAKELDVGTLVLTKGGTVVILACAKPRWEDLRRTLLPDLGGGRCAISVGGACEHWREIPRSYREALLVLSLQRSTHFAKPVTAFDDLGFYRVLSSVGDFSELERFMRSMLGRLLDYDTLRSSELVKTLARFLDCGGNYDVTTKALFIGRSTLKYRLQRIRDLSGHDLNDPDTRLNLHLATRAWQTLAALSAADAIVNSVPAGPGENAEPPAPPE; encoded by the coding sequence CTGCCGCCTCGAGGGGACGTACTCCGCGGCCCACGGATGGCGCGACACGACCGCCCTGCTGGGATCGGCGAGCGTGCGCGGCGACATCGTGCGCCAGCTGGAGCGGGTCGGCGGCGGCGGTGGCGGCGGCGAGCTCAGCCTGCGCGGCCGACCATGGGCCGCGGCCATGCCGATCCGCAGCCGCACCGGCGTGCTCGGCCATCTCATCCTCTCGGGGTGCGGCCCGGTGTCGAACGAGGAGCGGTTCCTGCTCAGCGCCCTGACCCAGCAGTGCGGCGTCGCGCTCGCCAACACCGGCCTGATCGCCCGCGAGCGCGCCCTCCTGGCCCACGCGGCCGCGAGCAACGCCGCCCTCGCACGCACCGTGAACCGGCTCGAGCGGAGCATGGTCGTCCACGACACCCTGACCCGGGTCGCGGCGTCGAGCGAGGGGCTGGAGGGGATCGCCCGCGCCCTGCGCGAGGTCACCGGGTTCGCGGTGGCGATCGAGGACCGGTACGGCAACCTGCGGGTGTGGGACGGCCCCGGTCAGCCCAGTCCCTACCCGAAGGACCCTCCCGAGCGGCGTGAGCGGCTGCTCCGCCAGCTCGCCGCCGAGGCACGGCCGGTCCGCGACCGCGACCGCCTGGTGACCGTCGCCAGCCCGCGCCAGGACGTCCTCGCCGTGCTCGCCCTCTGCCACGTCCCCGAGGTCGTCGACGACATCGTCTCGGTCGCCCTGGAGCACGGGACCACGGTCCTGGCGATGAAGCTCGCCCAGATGCGGGCGATCGCCGAGGTGGAGCTCCGGGTTCGCCGCGACCTGGGGGAGGAGCTGCTGGCCGGGACCGACGAGGCGGGCGCGCTCTCCCGTGCCAACGCCCTGGGCTACGACCTCGAGCGTCCGCACCGGGTCGTGCTCGTCGAGGGCCACACCAAGAACCACGACGCCGACGCCTTCCTCCATGCCGTCCGGCGGCGCGCGAAGGAGCTCGACGTGGGCACCCTGGTGCTGACCAAGGGCGGCACGGTGGTGATCCTCGCATGCGCGAAACCGCGATGGGAGGACCTGCGCCGCACGCTGCTGCCCGACCTGGGCGGTGGCCGGTGCGCGATCTCGGTCGGCGGCGCGTGCGAGCACTGGCGGGAGATCCCTCGGTCCTACCGGGAGGCTCTCCTGGTGCTGTCGCTGCAGCGCTCCACCCACTTCGCCAAGCCGGTGACGGCCTTCGACGACCTCGGCTTCTACCGGGTGCTGTCGTCGGTGGGCGACTTCTCGGAGCTGGAGCGGTTCATGCGCTCCATGCTGGGCCGCCTGCTCGACTACGACACCCTCCGCTCCTCCGAGCTGGTGAAGACGCTGGCGCGCTTCCTGGACTGCGGTGGGAACTACGACGTCACCACCAAGGCCCTCTTCATCGGGCGCAGCACGCTGAAGTACCGGCTGCAGCGCATCCGCGACCTCTCGGGCCACGACCTCAACGACCCCGATACCCGTCTCAACCTCCACCTCGCAACCCGCGCATGGCAGACCCTGGCGGCGCTCAGCGCTGCGGACGCGATCGTCAACTCGGTGCCCGCCGGTCCCGGCGAGAACGCGGAGCCTCCGGCCCCTCCAGAGTGA